A genomic window from Terriglobia bacterium includes:
- a CDS encoding enoyl-CoA hydratase/isomerase family protein, with product MKSFTGKTLRWEWREGILELTLDREPANEIGSEMLSELEKFAAALEALSSETSACIISSARKHGFSAGADLRELYHAAAPLAEKERLAGVRDFLERIHKVLNALDAAPLVTIAAVHGVCFGGGLELALACDLIVADKMARFAFPELRLGLIPGFGGIPRLKRDLGNAFVRDLLLTGRSVNAARAQAVGLVAQLAAEGEALRLARSTAAQVAKFDAGARIAAKKFIKPIPSEELRREIDIFCELFMRPAVMAGLKKFVASTDAMPYLP from the coding sequence ATGAAATCCTTTACGGGCAAAACGCTGCGCTGGGAATGGCGCGAGGGCATCCTCGAACTGACGCTCGACCGCGAGCCCGCCAACGAGATCGGCTCGGAGATGCTCTCGGAACTGGAGAAATTTGCCGCCGCGCTCGAAGCGCTCTCTTCCGAAACCAGCGCGTGCATTATCTCCAGCGCGCGCAAGCACGGCTTTTCCGCGGGCGCCGACCTGCGCGAGCTGTATCATGCCGCCGCTCCGCTTGCCGAAAAAGAGCGCCTGGCAGGCGTGCGCGATTTCCTCGAGCGCATCCACAAGGTTCTGAACGCCCTGGATGCCGCTCCGCTCGTGACCATCGCCGCGGTACACGGCGTCTGCTTCGGCGGGGGCCTCGAGCTGGCCCTGGCCTGCGACCTCATCGTTGCCGACAAGATGGCCCGTTTCGCCTTTCCCGAGCTGCGCCTCGGCCTGATCCCCGGCTTCGGCGGCATCCCCCGCCTCAAGCGCGACTTGGGCAACGCTTTCGTCCGCGATCTCCTGCTTACCGGCCGCAGCGTGAATGCCGCGCGCGCCCAGGCCGTGGGCCTCGTTGCGCAGCTCGCCGCCGAGGGCGAAGCGCTCCGCCTGGCGCGCTCCACCGCCGCGCAGGTCGCCAAGTTCGACGCCGGCGCGCGCATCGCCGCCAAGAAATTCATCAAGCCCATCCCCAGCGAAGAGCTGCGCCGTGAAATCGATATCTTCTGTGAACTATTCATGCGCCCCGCAGTCATGGCCGGCCTCAAAAAATTCGTCGCGTCCACCGACGCCATGCCCTACCTGCCCTGA
- a CDS encoding AMP-binding protein, producing MANFLENIFAQLQQAADRVVLQELQAGGMASVRGRELLDQVRHARAFLRRAGLQPGDCCALLGPNSIRWIALDLALMAEGLVVIPLYARQAPAELAAMLQDAQPRFLFCSDAPLGESIADLWPPSGPLSGPQIPPRVLFEEVLCGDAAGAAAAIPDAPVALQDSALLTIIYTSGTSGEAKGVCLNLGNVNHMLGCTTARLNQLMVSASRPDRVFHYLPFNFAGSWILLLSCLARESQLTLSTDLARLADDMRLAAPDYFLNVPTLLERVRRGVEEAIARRSKPIRMLFARARTAWQRQHAGRGQAFDGVWFDLGRMLLFSKIRARFGPHLRAIICGSAPLAPETQQFFHMLGIPVLQVYGLTETTAICTMDDPRQPPEPGFVGPAIPGIEMKIGEHEEILVRGPHIFPGYWKRPEETARVLQDGWFHTGDQGEVNVRGNWRIVGRLKNLIILNSGHNIAPEPIEEKLQQLLPAAQQVVLVGNGRGYLGVLVSGAVKESAVQAALGAVNPGLPHYRQLRGFRVLGEAFTPENGLLTANGKLRRDAINSRFASEINAMYDVTADREAVGKQGGREAANKQGDRKAVNRKPA from the coding sequence ATGGCCAATTTTCTCGAAAACATCTTTGCGCAGCTCCAGCAGGCCGCGGACCGCGTGGTCCTGCAGGAGCTGCAAGCTGGAGGCATGGCTAGCGTGCGCGGTAGGGAACTTCTCGACCAGGTCCGCCACGCCCGCGCCTTTTTGCGCCGGGCTGGCCTCCAGCCCGGCGACTGCTGCGCCCTGCTCGGCCCCAACTCCATCCGTTGGATCGCACTGGACCTGGCGCTGATGGCCGAAGGCCTCGTGGTCATCCCGCTTTATGCGCGCCAGGCTCCCGCCGAGCTCGCCGCCATGCTCCAGGACGCCCAGCCGCGCTTCCTCTTCTGCAGCGACGCGCCGCTCGGGGAGAGCATCGCCGATCTGTGGCCGCCCAGTGGACCGCTCAGTGGACCACAAATTCCGCCGCGCGTGCTCTTCGAGGAGGTCTTGTGCGGGGACGCCGCCGGCGCGGCTGCAGCCATCCCCGATGCGCCCGTGGCTTTGCAGGATTCCGCGCTCCTGACCATCATCTACACCTCCGGCACCTCGGGCGAGGCCAAGGGCGTGTGCCTGAATCTGGGTAACGTCAATCACATGCTCGGCTGCACCACCGCGCGGCTGAACCAGCTTATGGTTTCGGCATCCCGTCCCGACCGGGTCTTCCACTATTTGCCCTTCAATTTTGCCGGCTCGTGGATACTGCTCCTCTCTTGCCTCGCGCGCGAGAGCCAGCTCACGCTCTCCACGGACCTCGCGCGCCTCGCGGACGACATGCGCCTCGCCGCCCCGGACTATTTCCTGAACGTGCCCACGCTGCTCGAGCGCGTGCGCCGTGGCGTCGAGGAGGCCATCGCCAGGCGCAGCAAGCCCATCCGCATGCTGTTTGCCCGGGCGCGCACCGCCTGGCAGCGCCAACACGCCGGACGCGGGCAGGCCTTCGACGGCGTGTGGTTCGATCTCGGCCGCATGCTCCTCTTTTCCAAAATCCGCGCGCGCTTCGGCCCCCACCTGCGCGCCATCATCTGCGGCTCCGCGCCCCTGGCCCCAGAGACCCAGCAGTTCTTCCACATGTTGGGCATCCCCGTCCTGCAGGTCTACGGACTCACGGAAACCACGGCCATCTGCACCATGGACGATCCACGCCAGCCTCCCGAGCCCGGTTTCGTGGGTCCGGCCATCCCGGGGATCGAGATGAAGATCGGGGAACACGAGGAGATCCTCGTGCGCGGCCCGCACATCTTCCCCGGTTACTGGAAGCGCCCGGAAGAGACGGCCCGCGTGCTGCAGGACGGGTGGTTCCACACCGGCGACCAGGGTGAGGTCAACGTGCGCGGCAACTGGCGCATCGTCGGCCGCCTCAAAAACCTCATCATTCTCAATTCCGGCCACAATATCGCTCCCGAGCCCATCGAGGAGAAGCTGCAGCAGCTTCTCCCCGCCGCGCAGCAGGTGGTCCTGGTGGGCAACGGCCGTGGTTACCTGGGTGTGCTGGTCAGCGGCGCCGTGAAAGAATCCGCCGTCCAGGCCGCGCTCGGCGCCGTCAATCCGGGTTTGCCCCATTACCGCCAGCTGCGCGGCTTCCGCGTCCTCGGCGAAGCTTTTACCCCGGAAAATGGCTTGCTCACGGCCAACGGCAAGCTCCGCCGCGACGCCATCAACTCCCGCTTCGCTTCCGAAATCAATGCCATGTACGATGTCACGGCTGACCGCGAAGCGGTCGGCAAGCAAGGTGGCCGCGAAGCGGCCAACAAGCAGGGTGACCGCAAAGCGGTCAACAGGAAGCCGGCATGA
- a CDS encoding polysaccharide pyruvyl transferase family protein: protein MTDFLLVAWVSALIEITRIGWVCGLGRRWTPGEKLKLLFAGYNGTRNTGADVRVEEMLRQVRHVLGAEHVDFSVMTQNFKRTRGYFAGTRQAHLPDVYPPFLFREVRANHGVIACEGSMFKSKFANALTTMMIGSLGIASAENKLSVGYGAEAGHMDSLLERMCARYVRDSLIITRNPESQTLLSRLGVPTELGTDTAWTFEPHPPEYGRQALRAAGWDEKTPVLVLCPIHPFWWPVKASIAKYLARVTTGAFQDSQYRTVYFHESGAAVDAKYRHYISAFARATAAFRERHNVFPVLVAMERLDARACRDVAALLPGTPVLTSDDYDMFQLVSILRQCALMVSSRYHGIVTSMPGLVASAGVTMDERIHNLMTERGHQHLLLTVDDPELEPKLLAVLERLHAEQEAVREGIARTVVRNLKVMARMGVFLEDAVRRQYPEFPLRSGVLRWEDYLPPLSPNLRALAARYESAPELARAAQS from the coding sequence ATGACCGATTTTCTCCTCGTTGCCTGGGTCAGCGCGCTGATCGAGATCACGCGCATCGGCTGGGTGTGCGGACTCGGCCGCCGCTGGACCCCCGGGGAAAAACTCAAGCTGCTCTTTGCCGGCTACAACGGCACGCGCAACACCGGCGCCGACGTCCGCGTGGAGGAGATGCTGCGCCAGGTGCGCCACGTACTTGGTGCCGAGCACGTGGACTTCAGCGTCATGACCCAGAACTTCAAGCGCACGCGCGGTTATTTCGCGGGCACTCGCCAGGCGCATCTCCCCGACGTCTACCCGCCGTTTCTCTTCCGCGAGGTGCGCGCCAATCACGGAGTCATCGCCTGCGAAGGCTCGATGTTCAAGAGCAAGTTCGCCAACGCCCTCACCACCATGATGATCGGCTCCCTAGGCATCGCCTCCGCCGAGAACAAGCTTTCCGTGGGCTACGGCGCCGAAGCCGGCCACATGGATTCGCTCCTCGAGCGCATGTGCGCGCGCTACGTCCGCGATTCGCTGATCATCACTCGCAATCCCGAATCGCAGACCCTTCTCAGCCGCCTGGGCGTTCCCACCGAGCTCGGTACGGACACCGCCTGGACTTTCGAACCGCACCCGCCCGAATACGGCCGTCAGGCTCTCCGCGCAGCCGGCTGGGACGAGAAGACTCCGGTCCTCGTCCTGTGTCCCATCCACCCCTTCTGGTGGCCGGTGAAGGCTTCCATCGCCAAGTATCTGGCGCGCGTCACCACCGGCGCTTTCCAGGATAGCCAGTACCGCACCGTTTATTTCCACGAGTCCGGCGCCGCCGTGGACGCCAAGTACCGCCACTACATCTCCGCCTTCGCCCGTGCCACCGCGGCCTTCCGCGAGCGCCACAACGTTTTTCCCGTGCTGGTGGCCATGGAGCGGCTTGACGCCCGCGCCTGCCGCGACGTCGCCGCGCTGCTTCCCGGCACTCCGGTGCTCACCTCGGACGACTACGATATGTTCCAGCTCGTCAGCATCCTGCGCCAGTGCGCGCTGATGGTCTCCTCGCGCTATCACGGCATCGTCACCTCCATGCCCGGGCTGGTCGCCTCTGCCGGCGTCACCATGGACGAGCGCATCCACAATCTCATGACCGAGCGCGGCCACCAGCACCTCCTCCTCACCGTGGATGACCCGGAGCTCGAGCCCAAGCTGCTGGCCGTCCTCGAGCGCCTGCATGCGGAGCAGGAGGCCGTGCGCGAGGGCATTGCGCGCACCGTCGTGCGCAACCTCAAGGTCATGGCGCGCATGGGCGTCTTCCTCGAGGATGCCGTCCGCCGCCAGTACCCCGAATTTCCGCTGCGCAGCGGCGTTCTCCGCTGGGAAGACTATCTCCCGCCGCTCAGCCCGAATCTGCGCGCGCTCGCCGCGCGCTACGAATCCGCTCCGGAGCTTGCGCGCGCCGCGCAATCCTGA
- a CDS encoding 2-isopropylmalate synthase: MDLIRIFDTTLRDGEQSPGFSMNAEEKVRMARQLAALGVDIIEAGFPIASKGDLQAVQTVAREVRGARIAALARAKQEDVDAALEALEPAAHPRLHVFFATSDLHLRAKLNVTREQASEAIGAMIRRGRQRVGEVEFSAEDASRSDLGYLCQVCKVAVEAGATILNLPDTVGYAVPEEYAAMFRRVREYLGDPRGVTFSAHCHNDLGLAVANSLAAVRAGARQIECTINGIGERAGNASLEEVVVALAVRQASFGLKTNVRLEELFTSSRMLSEITGVQVPPNKAVVGANAFAHEAGIHQDGIIKNPLTYEIISPETVGVPARSLVLGKHSGRNALRLNLRDLGYDPSDTELAECYRRVTTLADQAKQLRPRDLVAIAHEVMRRKPAGMASAATASPAPSVA; this comes from the coding sequence ATGGACCTCATACGCATTTTTGACACTACCCTGCGCGACGGCGAGCAATCGCCTGGCTTTTCCATGAATGCCGAGGAGAAGGTGCGCATGGCGCGGCAGTTGGCCGCCCTGGGTGTGGACATCATCGAAGCCGGCTTCCCCATTGCCTCCAAGGGCGACCTGCAAGCGGTCCAGACCGTGGCGCGGGAGGTGCGCGGTGCGCGCATTGCCGCGCTGGCCCGGGCCAAGCAAGAGGACGTGGACGCGGCGCTGGAAGCGCTGGAACCCGCCGCGCATCCGCGCCTGCACGTATTCTTCGCCACCTCCGACCTCCATCTGCGGGCCAAGCTCAACGTGACCCGCGAGCAGGCCAGCGAAGCCATCGGGGCCATGATCCGCCGCGGCCGGCAGCGCGTCGGCGAAGTGGAATTTTCCGCCGAAGACGCCAGCCGCAGCGATCTCGGCTATCTCTGCCAGGTCTGCAAAGTGGCCGTGGAAGCCGGGGCCACCATCCTGAACCTCCCGGACACGGTAGGCTACGCCGTTCCCGAGGAATATGCGGCGATGTTCCGCCGCGTGCGCGAATATCTGGGCGACCCGCGGGGGGTCACCTTCAGCGCGCATTGCCACAACGACCTGGGCTTGGCGGTGGCCAATTCCCTGGCGGCGGTTCGCGCCGGCGCGCGGCAGATCGAATGCACCATCAACGGCATCGGCGAACGCGCCGGAAACGCCTCGCTGGAAGAGGTCGTGGTGGCCCTGGCGGTGCGCCAGGCCTCCTTCGGGCTGAAGACCAATGTACGCTTGGAGGAGTTGTTTACTTCCAGCCGCATGCTCTCGGAGATCACCGGGGTGCAGGTTCCGCCGAATAAGGCCGTGGTCGGCGCCAACGCCTTCGCCCACGAGGCCGGCATTCACCAGGACGGGATCATCAAGAATCCGCTGACCTACGAGATTATCTCGCCGGAAACGGTGGGCGTGCCGGCGCGCTCTCTGGTCCTTGGCAAGCATTCCGGGCGCAACGCCCTGCGCTTGAATTTGCGCGACCTGGGCTACGATCCCAGCGACACGGAGCTGGCCGAGTGCTACCGCCGGGTAACCACGCTGGCCGACCAGGCCAAGCAGCTGCGCCCGCGCGACCTCGTGGCCATTGCCCATGAAGTGATGCGCCGCAAGCCGGCGGGCATGGCCTCGGCCGCGACGGCTTCCCCGGCCCCGTCGGTGGCCTGA
- the leuB gene encoding 3-isopropylmalate dehydrogenase → MKKTIVLLPGDGVGPEVIRAATAILRECATEFGHQFDLQEFPLGGAAIDATGEPLPAATLAACRKADAVLLGAVGGPKWDARPVGQRPESGLLGIRKELGLYVNVRPVRLREPLRDISPLKRERLGELDLEIVRELAGGMYFGARGNEQSGGVERAFDTESYSTPEIERIAVFAYNRAEGRSRRLCSVDKANVLTSSQLWRRTVTGMSHLYPSVQLEHMYVDNAAMQLVLRPTQFDVILTSNMFGDILSDESAALVGSIGLLPSGSFGTGAPLFEPIHGSAPQIAGKDLANPIGTILSVTMMLRDTFGLGIEADWVERSLDRVLTAGYRTGDIAEPGSRVVGTTAFTEHLRQEMQLTLGHAERYGWGV, encoded by the coding sequence CTGAAGAAGACGATCGTGCTGCTGCCGGGCGATGGAGTCGGCCCGGAAGTGATTCGCGCCGCGACCGCCATCCTGCGCGAGTGCGCCACGGAATTCGGCCACCAGTTCGATCTCCAGGAATTTCCGCTCGGCGGCGCGGCCATTGACGCCACCGGAGAGCCGCTGCCCGCGGCCACGCTCGCAGCCTGCCGCAAGGCGGATGCGGTGCTGCTCGGCGCGGTCGGCGGCCCCAAGTGGGATGCGCGGCCCGTGGGCCAGCGCCCGGAGAGCGGCCTGCTCGGCATCCGCAAGGAGCTGGGCTTGTACGTCAACGTGCGCCCGGTGCGCCTGCGCGAGCCGCTGCGCGACATCTCCCCCTTGAAGCGCGAGCGCCTCGGCGAACTGGACCTGGAAATTGTCCGCGAGCTGGCCGGCGGCATGTACTTTGGTGCGCGCGGCAACGAGCAGAGCGGCGGCGTCGAGCGCGCCTTCGACACCGAGAGCTATTCCACGCCGGAGATCGAGCGCATCGCCGTCTTCGCCTACAACCGCGCGGAGGGCCGCTCGCGCCGCCTCTGCTCGGTGGACAAGGCCAACGTGCTCACCAGCTCGCAGCTGTGGCGCCGCACCGTCACGGGGATGAGCCACCTCTATCCCTCGGTGCAGCTCGAGCATATGTACGTGGACAACGCCGCCATGCAATTGGTGCTGCGCCCCACGCAGTTCGATGTGATTTTGACCTCCAACATGTTCGGCGACATCCTGAGCGACGAATCCGCCGCGCTGGTCGGCTCCATCGGCCTGCTGCCTTCGGGCAGCTTCGGCACCGGCGCGCCGCTTTTCGAACCCATTCACGGCTCCGCGCCGCAGATCGCCGGCAAAGACCTGGCCAACCCCATCGGCACAATCTTGAGCGTCACTATGATGCTTCGCGACACTTTCGGCCTGGGCATTGAAGCCGACTGGGTCGAGCGCTCCCTGGACCGCGTCCTCACCGCGGGCTACCGCACCGGCGACATCGCCGAGCCCGGCTCCCGCGTCGTCGGCACCACCGCCTTCACCGAGCACCTCCGCCAGGAGATGCAGCTCACCCTCGGCCACGCCGAGCGCTACGGCTGGGGCGTTTAG
- a CDS encoding SDR family oxidoreductase encodes MAIFVTGSTGYLGSYIVAGLFTGHREPLNLLVRAKTQQEARERLWQSLQLHFAFPEFQEHLRGRVRIFLGDLTSERFGLSGDDYHELVDSTDSLIHCAASLNRKSEKQCLNVNLRGSLEVIQLARRAQDRHGLRRYSHVSTVAVAGRRQNEVVQEDASIDWARSDYDPYARTKKFCEHMVAQLLPDVPRTIFRPAIVLGDSRRPETTQFDMVRAFSVLASLPVLPLRPDDRIDIVPADYVGKAIVAIHQKDQAAHRIYHLSSGTGSQTCRELTDALAQAGGWRRPLYWPGLGGPFSSTVNWLARRGGSLGRGAALLQVFWPYLVWNTVFDNSRVVAELGEAPAKFSAYAYPLLKFSRENHFRYPAQPWPASAAADAAAKGAAGSAAV; translated from the coding sequence ATGGCGATCTTCGTAACCGGCTCTACAGGCTATCTCGGCAGCTACATCGTTGCCGGGCTCTTCACCGGGCATCGCGAGCCCCTCAATCTCCTGGTGCGCGCCAAAACGCAGCAGGAGGCGCGCGAGCGCCTCTGGCAGTCGTTGCAGCTGCACTTCGCTTTTCCCGAATTCCAGGAGCACCTGCGCGGCCGCGTGCGCATCTTCCTCGGCGATCTCACCAGCGAACGCTTCGGCCTGAGCGGCGACGACTACCACGAGCTCGTGGACTCCACCGATTCGCTCATCCATTGCGCCGCCTCGCTCAACCGCAAATCGGAAAAGCAGTGCCTCAACGTCAATCTTCGCGGCTCGCTGGAGGTCATCCAGCTCGCCCGCCGCGCTCAGGATCGCCACGGCCTGCGCCGCTACAGTCACGTCAGCACCGTGGCCGTCGCTGGGCGCCGCCAGAACGAAGTCGTCCAGGAAGACGCCTCCATTGACTGGGCCCGCTCCGACTATGATCCCTACGCGCGCACCAAGAAATTCTGCGAGCACATGGTCGCCCAGCTGCTCCCCGACGTGCCGCGCACCATCTTCCGCCCGGCCATCGTCCTCGGCGACAGCCGCCGTCCGGAAACCACGCAGTTCGACATGGTGCGCGCCTTCTCCGTCCTCGCTAGCCTTCCCGTGCTGCCGCTCCGCCCCGATGACCGGATCGACATTGTGCCCGCGGACTACGTCGGCAAGGCCATCGTCGCTATTCATCAGAAGGACCAGGCCGCGCACCGCATCTACCATCTGTCCTCCGGGACCGGCTCGCAGACCTGCCGCGAGCTCACCGACGCCCTGGCGCAGGCCGGCGGATGGCGCCGCCCGCTCTACTGGCCGGGACTCGGCGGGCCGTTTTCCTCCACCGTGAACTGGCTGGCGCGGCGCGGCGGTTCCCTGGGCCGCGGCGCGGCGCTGCTCCAGGTCTTCTGGCCGTATCTGGTGTGGAACACGGTCTTCGACAATTCCCGCGTCGTCGCCGAACTGGGCGAGGCCCCTGCGAAATTTTCCGCCTACGCCTATCCGCTCCTGAAATTCAGCCGCGAAAACCACTTCCGCTATCCGGCGCAGCCCTGGCCTGCCAGCGCCGCGGCCGATGCCGCCGCCAAAGGAGCGGCGGGGAGCGCCGCCGTATGA
- a CDS encoding SDR family oxidoreductase: MLPSHLSRSTEPASAAGGPLAYWRVEGCLLELGALRPVGYVTWNAQSFSERWARRAGMAAMALLRPLVFAASRQWATRFLYMLLRGVSRDRLDSLGEEYFQYVLKPQLRQAAAAELTEAVRRGERIALVSQGLDHIIRPLARHFGVAWLIANRLEFRDGHATGRLLDPLVLPRGPLTWLSSGSANGRIEKAALLRQLGGTGAPDSADAALQPAARPSPNVQRPVVLFGAAPRVPELRVREMLAGKHVLLIGVTGFIGKVWLVNLLEDIPQIGKITLLIRRNRTTTARRRFEKIVEESPTFDTLQERHGRGLAAFLQQKVEVVEGDVSVSGLGLDESTRARLGKSLDLVVNSAGLTDFNPDLRDALSSNVDSAAHLLEFLRQCDHAGLMHLSTCYVIGARDGRVTEELQENYNPAHDPAFDAEREIASLRETIRCVEERAESPELTAALRRQALGRGGDPADVPQGKLDGVLKRNRIRWARNRLTRVGLRRARHLGWPNTYTFTKSLGESLLARHGRGLAIAVVRPSIVESSTRSPFTGWNEGINTSGPLSYLLGTNFRQLPSNEHKCLDVIPVDMVCRGMTLIAAAVVSRCNARLYQLATSAVSPCDMGRSIELTALAHRKHYRTQPGMEHWFKRKFETIPVSKLRYERLSIPMQKAVVSRINRLADSLGMKKPPLARQERDLIRAEKLIELYEPFILHNEHVFEAENARLLSAVLSPEERELFAFAPENIDWWDYWINIHIPALRRWCYPLMEGRPLEARAPRELDWPGEAVGAAAPASAPHSDPLWRSS; this comes from the coding sequence ATGTTGCCATCTCACCTATCGCGAAGCACGGAACCCGCATCGGCCGCCGGCGGGCCGCTGGCCTATTGGCGGGTGGAGGGCTGTCTGCTCGAGCTGGGCGCGCTGCGTCCGGTCGGCTACGTTACCTGGAACGCGCAGAGCTTCTCCGAGCGCTGGGCCCGTCGCGCGGGCATGGCCGCCATGGCCCTGCTGCGCCCGCTGGTCTTTGCCGCCAGCCGCCAATGGGCCACGCGCTTTCTCTATATGCTGCTGCGCGGCGTCAGCCGCGACCGCCTGGACTCCCTCGGCGAAGAGTATTTTCAGTACGTGCTGAAGCCGCAGTTGCGCCAGGCCGCCGCCGCGGAACTTACCGAGGCCGTGCGCCGCGGGGAGCGCATCGCGCTGGTCAGCCAGGGCCTGGACCATATCATCCGCCCGCTGGCTCGGCATTTCGGCGTCGCTTGGCTCATCGCCAACCGCCTCGAATTCCGCGACGGCCACGCCACCGGCCGGCTCCTCGATCCGCTGGTCCTGCCGCGCGGCCCGCTCACCTGGCTCTCCAGCGGCTCGGCGAACGGCCGCATCGAGAAAGCGGCGTTGCTGCGCCAGCTCGGCGGCACCGGTGCCCCGGACTCGGCCGATGCCGCGTTGCAACCCGCGGCGCGCCCGAGCCCCAACGTGCAGCGCCCCGTCGTGCTCTTTGGCGCCGCCCCGCGCGTCCCGGAGCTGCGCGTGCGCGAGATGCTCGCCGGCAAGCACGTCCTGCTTATCGGCGTCACCGGCTTCATCGGCAAGGTCTGGCTGGTCAATCTCCTGGAAGACATCCCGCAGATCGGCAAGATCACCCTGCTGATCCGCCGCAACCGCACCACCACTGCGCGGCGGCGCTTCGAAAAAATCGTGGAAGAGTCGCCGACCTTCGACACCCTCCAGGAACGCCATGGGCGCGGCCTGGCCGCCTTCCTGCAGCAGAAAGTGGAAGTGGTCGAAGGCGACGTCAGCGTCTCCGGGCTGGGCCTGGATGAATCCACGCGCGCGCGCCTTGGGAAATCGCTCGATCTCGTCGTCAACAGCGCCGGCCTCACCGATTTCAATCCCGACCTGCGCGACGCCCTCTCCTCTAACGTGGATTCCGCCGCGCACCTGCTCGAGTTCCTGCGCCAGTGCGATCACGCCGGGCTGATGCATCTCTCCACCTGCTACGTCATTGGCGCGCGCGACGGCCGCGTCACCGAGGAACTCCAGGAAAACTACAATCCCGCGCACGACCCCGCATTTGACGCCGAGCGCGAGATCGCCTCCCTGCGCGAAACCATCCGCTGCGTCGAGGAGCGCGCCGAAAGCCCGGAACTTACCGCCGCGCTGCGCCGCCAGGCCCTCGGCCGCGGCGGCGACCCCGCGGACGTGCCGCAAGGCAAACTGGACGGCGTGCTCAAACGCAACCGCATCCGCTGGGCGCGCAACCGCCTCACCCGCGTGGGCCTGCGCCGCGCCAGGCATCTCGGCTGGCCCAACACCTACACCTTCACCAAGAGTCTCGGCGAATCGCTTCTCGCGCGCCACGGGCGCGGCCTGGCCATCGCCGTCGTGCGCCCCTCCATCGTGGAGAGCTCCACGCGCTCGCCCTTCACCGGGTGGAACGAGGGCATCAACACTTCCGGCCCGCTCTCCTATCTGCTGGGCACCAACTTCCGCCAGCTCCCCTCCAACGAGCACAAGTGCCTCGACGTCATTCCCGTGGACATGGTCTGCCGCGGCATGACGCTCATCGCCGCCGCCGTCGTCAGCCGCTGCAACGCGCGCCTCTACCAGTTGGCCACCTCCGCCGTGAGTCCCTGCGACATGGGCCGCTCCATCGAATTAACCGCTCTGGCGCACCGCAAGCACTACCGCACCCAGCCGGGCATGGAGCACTGGTTCAAGCGCAAGTTCGAAACCATCCCGGTCTCCAAGCTGCGCTACGAGCGCCTCTCCATCCCCATGCAGAAGGCGGTCGTCTCCCGCATCAACCGCCTCGCCGACTCCCTGGGCATGAAAAAGCCCCCGCTGGCCCGCCAGGAGCGCGACCTTATCCGCGCCGAAAAGCTGATCGAGCTCTACGAGCCGTTCATTCTCCACAACGAGCACGTTTTCGAGGCCGAGAACGCCCGCCTGCTCTCCGCCGTCCTTTCCCCGGAAGAACGCGAGCTCTTCGCGTTCGCTCCGGAAAACATTGACTGGTGGGACTACTGGATTAACATCCACATTCCGGCGCTGCGGCGCTGGTGCTATCCGCTCATGGAAGGGAGACCGCTCGAGGCGCGCGCCCCGCGGGAGCTCGACTGGCCGGGCGAAGCGGTGGGGGCGGCCGCGCCCGCCTCCGCGCCGCACTCCGATCCACTATGGCGATCTTCGTAA